The Polyodon spathula isolate WHYD16114869_AA chromosome 13, ASM1765450v1, whole genome shotgun sequence genome includes a region encoding these proteins:
- the LOC121325301 gene encoding uncharacterized protein LOC121325301, translated as MEPIEQNRLLPASNERAEEVTQSPIGQGVTSGVGSTDEGEKPGELNPAFKETTPSSALSSGLQESPDTTWAESISPGDLKRDMEDTERRYTEISGEIGDPLKTSGREESFSFSIINRSCTILDKENDPGDKKEQNWSSVNSEKDPTEKELSMCSFDGQGSNTSLRVHQIDESISGVQKQHTMPNSTETDLSPGIKDSSSSTADENKECSFLKTLTEIENLSVSERPNLISHGNSLAQPKSSQVIEMGESRMHQDPKTGEPCLKQIDSTGIPDIGRTDEQNEARRNQSDSLLTVEGSDETATERRGKSSSEDDGERLKDVSLQNCLERESTLTSSLESGGEGKLCSSEDQGSDAGPDEARHSKPDSDLETSLAVEEDGLSDKHTTEPNFHKEQLQGSLKNQEDFRSFDFPPVDVCTRENSPLSLTDEEALSSIATSPVSKDTVSTKSPPKKQGRRSVDQEKREKQSTETVCDELDSECKDQEPASDRSVETANLRTDSKEESGRMMYSKGDAESTGSMCALQQEVKDQEFVSDCGPLSSPCSGQCGQKSVQNKSSPPCSSEDELLIKARPGLPVSSRTRDTYRDVGTSEICATGQLEMDDRGFSEEKFSIKQDGLVSKITGDELVRTSEHPHTEVCQSEISATKSLASEDRSSEGEDNNDYLSRCDSKDILLKKRECFSASKTKSKEKGRKRSSVLEDSFFFGEDGLQIRQQFGQTPEGHSPSNSSVFTDEDLSFTDGQLRMFFAEQRNLPSHEEEHTKRELDMDRSSDEVALKKDSGIYSCSREYDHNTSRDISEDLNFSFPFKDQKRSREDTPLGKSRSLPEQVPRETTGLSCKSMSIENCHLENKALGQEVESKIHSKQRKYSREDFKRFSEDVKEDSISLVNSQPGARKAQAEFKEESREEDDQGRRFSYHSEACEGSNDNHDFITLFSSQSLNSAKETDMRKEESKIDEKDVQNDSRLSSSTKDAHSGSQAAESMTDVAGANTGVAFKIRRPQVQVYYVIGQQLPELQPQEETQKLTSTSSVDKEELQDRQKSLDVSEYEAAKTNVYCGIRHQKLVSETETEKETLTQDKEKLDKRLEEIHSERDASQSSNSGGEKDACPLSSQSELQRQNAIEGNIIPEWHSTSDPQELWDCDRHVMEDLTEIPTEISELNTSKSEAVSDLETQVTQQGKHHCATEGLWEAGGPSETQRGSIAISSQEDRSELRSANGGIGQTIQGNGNNGFPSQNDGSPNSDSVKKGHRDGDKEDEGAPQTLHSPPTPQQGSGSPRTPLNKAISWAGKTSTLRNLGLRREEAESFKELGTKARARRKGIRRAEKSISSLPEDDESYVRKSWAKITECINIEDVMNNMERRNCTVVQAFEMVLMCAVALDREILRHARLDTLTEDSSPPVFRKQSQTLPLPPSTSQRFSLSLNSTHLLWQELPGVRESRELQQLSDKSRKLQEVKFELVTSEASYLRSLDIAVDHFQNSRQLGALLSLQDKTWLFSRLAEVREVSRRFLADLEERVESEILLFDVCDIVLKHCASFQRVYVPYLTNQSYQEKIFQRLMETNHQFQSIVEKLEKDPVCQRLPLRSFLVLPFQRITRLKLLVQNIVKNTTPGSEEEDQSTRALRALDKLIQESNNSIRQMKSIEELVSLSGRVEFECRIFPLVSQSRRLVKEGELSQLLELPGKISERQIYLHLFNDYLLLSHRKEGSRFTVFDHTSVSRVRVENCQIKLYSLQKNLFRLHLLENSEGATASFMLRSQTQNEKLRWLSALSPTPKIDFSSCQDLLQVLCLRSYVPHQPDELNLEKADVIVVHQQTSDGWVEGTRLADSERGWFPRSHVELISSQRARLCLLCPARLEGRALPWLSSFPSRRPPASPPAVRAPSPSRSPLVLAVFFPPQPSCLPPPVSFSPRPPLLPVCPRAPRVLGVPFAPSSTATRLAVLPQNQARGGGANERGLTASRRAVTTGPKTRAKPGRSWDRGSDILIAAWRGYPQTRGGHRKGGPEAEARRREEEREGRKQSPEQRGGKTGKRRAGFLAAGRGTVGAIGVSREELD; from the exons ATGGAGCCTATCGAACAGAATAGGCTCCTTCCAGCCAGTAATGAGAGGGCTGAGGAAGTCACGCAAAGCCCTATTGGTCAAGGGGTGACTTCAGGGGTCGGATCAACAGACGAGGGGGAGAAGCCAGGAGAGCTAAACCCCGCCTTCAAAGAAACCACGCCATCCTCAGCTTTGAGTTCAGGACTTCAAGAAAGTCCAGACACAACCTGGGCCGAATCTATTTCACCAGGTGATTTAAAAAGAGACATGGAGGATACAGAAAGGAGGTATACCGAGATATCAGGAGAAATTGGAGATCCCTTGAAAACATCAGGGAGAGAAGAGAGCTTCAGTTTTTCAATTATAAATAGGTCCTGCACAATATTGGACAAGGAAAATGATCCTGGggacaaaaaagaacaaaactggTCTTCAGTAAATTCTGAAAAAGACCCCACAGAGAAAGAATTGAGCATGTGTTCATTTGATGGGCAGGGTAGTAACACAAGTCTAAGGGTTCATCAAATAGATGAAAGTATTTCCGGAgttcaaaaacagcacacaatgcCTAACAGTACAGAGACTGATTTGAGTCCTGGAATTAAAGACAGTAGTTCTTCTACTGCTGATGAAAATAAagaatgttcttttttaaagACTCTTACAGAGATTGAAAACCTGTCTGTTAGTGAAAGACCAAATCTAATTTCTCATGGAAATTCACTTGCACAACCAAAGTCTTCTCAGGTTATAGAGATGGGGGAAAGCAGAATGCACCAGGATCCAAAAACTGGAGAACCCTGTTTGAAACAAATCGACAGTACCGGAATTCCTGATATTGGAAGGACAGATGAGCAAAATGAAGCCAGAAGAAATCAATCTGATTCCTTACTGACTGTAGAAGGATCAGATGAAACTGCAACAGAAAGGAGGGGGAAGTCATCATCTGAAGACGACGGCGAAAGATTGAAGGATGTCAGTTTGCAAAACTGTCTTGAAAGAGAATCAACTCTTACAAGTTCCCTAGAAAGTGGAGGGGAAGGAAAACTGTGTTCTTCTGAAGACCAAGGGAGTGACGCTGGTCCTGATGAAGCTAGACATTCAAAACCAGACAGCGATTTGGAGACCAGCCTTGCTGTAGAGGAGGACGGTTTATCTGATAAACACACAACAGAACCAAACTTTCACAAAGAACAACTGCAAGGCAGCTTAAAGAACCAGGAAGACTTTCGAAGTTTTGATTTTCCTCCTGTGGATGTATGTACCAGAGAGAACTCCCCACTGTCACTAACAGATGAGGAGGCACTTTCTTCTATTGCAACATCTCCAGTGTCAAAAGACACAGTATCAACGAAGAGTCCCCCCAAAAAGCAGGGAAGAAGATCAGTTGACCAGGAGAAGAGGGAGAAACAATCTACAGAGACAGTGTGTGATGAACTAGACAGTGAATGCAAGGATCAAGAACCAGCTTCTGATAGATCTGTAGAAACAGCAAATTTAAGGACAGACTCTAAAGAAGAAAGTGGAAGGATGATGTATTCCAAAGGTGATGCAGAAAGCACAGGATCCATGTGTGCCCTTCAACAGGAAGTCAAGGACCAGGAGTTTGTCTCTGATTGTGGTCCTCTGTCTTCTCCCTGCAGTGGACAGTGTGGACAGAAGTCTGTCCAGAATAAATCATCTCCACCTTGTTCAAGTGAGGATGAGCTTTTAATAAAAGCCAGGCCTGGACTACCAGTCTCATCAAGGACACGAGACACATACCGGGATGTTGGTACAAGTGAGATTTGTGCTACTGGACAATTAGAAATGGATGACAGGGGCTTTAGTGAGGAAAAGTTTTCAATAAAACAAGATGGACTAGTATCTAAAATAACAGGAGATGAACTTGTAAGAACAAGTGAACATCCTCATACAGAAGTTTGTCAAAGTGAAATATCTGCTACCAAATCATTAGCAAGTGAGGATAGGAGCTCTGAGGGAGAAGACAACAATGATTATCTCAGTAGGTGTGACAGTAAAGACATATTGCTCAAAAAAAGAGAATGCTTTTCTGCATCCAAGACGAAGTCGAAGGAGAAGGGGAGAAAAAGATCTTCAGTACTCGAAGATTCTTTTTTCTTTGGAGAAGATGGACTTCAGATTAGACAACAGTTTGGACAAACTCCTGAAGGCCACAGTCCAAGCAACTCTTCTGTCTTTACAGATGAAGACCTGTCTTTTACAGATGGGCAATTAAGAATGTTTTTTGCCGAGCAGAGAAATCTACCATCTCATGAGGAGGAGCACACTAAAAGGGAACTAGACATGGACAGGTCATCCGATGAGGTAGCTCTCAAGAAAGATTCAGGCATCTATAGCTGTTCCAGAGAGTATGATCATAACACGTCCAGAGACATTTCAGAGGACTTGAATTTCTCTTTCCCTTTCAAAGATCAAAAGAGATCCCGGGAAGACACTCCATTGGGAAAATCTAGGAGCCTCCCTGAACAGGTTCCAAGGGAAACCACTGGGCTATCCTGCAAATCCATGAGCATAGAGAACTGCCATTTGGAAAACAAAGCCCTAGGACAAGAGGTGGAATCTAAAATTCATTCCAAACAAAGAAAGTATTCTCGAGAAGATTTCAAACGCTTCAGTGAAGACGTTAAAGAAGATTCAATTAGTCTAGTTAATTCTCAACCTGGTGCAAGGAAAGCGCAAGCTGAGTTCAAAGAAGAGTCTCGTGAAGAAGATGACCAGGGCAGACGGTTTTCTTATCACTCTGAAGCTTGTGAAGGCTCCAACGACAATCATGATTTCATCACTCTATTTAGTTCCCAATCTTTAAACAGTGCCAAAGAAACTGATATGAGGAAGGAAGAATCCAAAATAGATGAAAAAGACGTACAAAATGATTCAAGACTTTCTAGCAGCACCAAAGATGCCCATAGTGGCTCCCAAGCTGCTGAATCGATGACAGACGTGGCTGGTGCCAATACAGGCGTTGCATTTAAAATAAGAAGACCCCAAGTCCAGGTCTACTATGTGATTGGTCAACAATTGCCTGAATTACAGCCTCAGGAGGAAACACAGAAACTGACATCGACATCTAGTGTTGATAAAGAGGAATTGCAAGACAGGCAGAAGTCTCTAGATGTGAGTGAGTATGAGGCAGCCAAAACAAATGTCTACTGTGGAATTAGACATCAAAAGCTGGTAtctgagacagagacagaaaaagAGACCCTTACTCAGGACAAAGAGAAATTGGATAAGAGGCTGGAGGAGATACACAGTGAGA GAGATGCCAGTCAGTCATCGAATTCGGGTGGCGAGAAAGATGCCTGTCCCCTTTCCTCACAATCAGAACTACAGAGACAAAATGCAATAGAGGGGAATATAATCCCAGAGTGGCATTCCACCTCAGACCCCCAGGAATTATGGGACTGTGACAGACATGTCATGGAGGACTTGACTGAAATTCCTACAGAAATTTCTGAACTCAACacttcaaaatcagaggcagttTCAGACCTTGAAACTCAAGTCACCCAACAGGGCAAACATCACTGTGCTACTGAGGGATTGTGGGAAGCTGGAGGACCTAGCGAAACGCAAAGGGGGAGTATTGCAATTTCTTCTCAAGAGGACCGAAGCGAGCTAAGAAGTGCCAATGGTGGAATAGGTCAGACAATTCAAGGAAATGGCAACAATGGATTTCCTTCCCAAAATGACGGTTCTCCTAATTCTGACTCTGTCAAAAAGGGACACAGAGATGGTG ACAAAGAGGATGAAGGGGCTCCCCAAACTCTTCACAGCCCCCCAACCCCACAGCAAGGATCAGGGTCCCCCAGAACACCCCTGAACAAAGCCATCAGCTGGGCGGGCAAAACCAGTACTCTTAGGAACTTGGGACTGAGGCGCGAAGAGGCAGAGAGCTTTAAAGAACTGGGAACCAAAGCCAGGGCTAGGAGGAAAGGAATAAGGAGGGCTGAGAAATCAATATCCAGCTTGCCAG AGGACGATGAAAGCTATGTGAGAAAGAGTTGGGCTAAAATTACAGA gtgcATTAATATAGAAGACGTGATGAATAATATGGAGCGAAGGAACTGCACTGTTGTTCAAGCTT TCGAGATGGTCCTCATGTGTGCTGTCGCTCTGGACAGAGAGATCCTTCGACACGCTCGCTTAGACACCCTCACTGAGGACAGCAGCCCCCCTGTTTTCCGAAAACAGTCCCAGACCCTCCCGCTGCCCCCTTCCACATCTCAGCGCTTCTCCCTCTCCTTGAACTCCACTCACTTACTGTGGCAGGAGCTGCCGGGGGTGAGGGAGAGCAGAGAGCTGCAGCAACTCAGTGACAAGAGCAGAAAGCTGCAGGAG GTGAAGTTTGAGCTGGTCACCTCGGAAGCCTCGTACCTGCGCAGTCTGGACATCGCCGTTGATCACTTCCAGAACTCCCGCCAGCTGGGTGCGCTGCTGAGCTTACAGGACAAGACCTGGCTCTTCTCAAGGCTGGCTGAGGTTAGAGAGGTCAGCCGCAG GTTCCTTGCTGATCtggaggagagagtggagagtgAGATCCTGCTGTTCGATGTCTGTGACATTGTGCTGAAGCACTGCGCCAGTTTCCAGCGAGTATATGTTCCCTACCTGACTAACCAGTCCTACCAAGAGAAGATATTCCAGAGACTCAT GGAAACAAATCACCAGTTTCAGTCAATCGTAGAGAAACTGGAAAAGGACCCGGTGTGTCAAAGACTTCCTCTGAGGTCATTTCTGGTCCTGCCATTCCAGAGGATCACCCGACTCAAACTGCTGGTTCAG aacaTTGTGAAGAACACCACTCCTGGTTCTGAAGAGGAAGACCAGTCAACGAGAGCTTTGAGAGCACTGGACAAG CTGATCCAGGAGAGCAACAACAGCATCAGGCAGATGAAGAGTATTGAGGAGCTGGTCTCTCTCAGTGGAAGAGTGGAGTTTGAGTGTCGG atcTTCCCGCTGGTCTCTCAGTCTCGGCGTCTCGTGAAGGAGGGAGAGCTCTCTCAACTGCTGGAGCTGCCAGGGAAGATCAGTGAACGACAAATCTACCTGCATCTCTTCAACGACTACCTGCTGCTGTCTCACCGCAAAGA AGGCAGTCGGTTCACAGTGTTTGATCACACCTCTGTATCTCGTGTGCGTGTTGAGAACTGTCAGATCAAGCTGTACTCTCTTCAGAAGAATCTCTTCAGACTGCACCTGCTAGAGAACAGTGAGGGGGCCACCGCTTCATTCATGCTGCGCAGCcaaacaca GAATGAAAAACTGCGATGGCTTTCTGCACTCTCACCCACTCCTAAGATTGACTTTTCATCTTGTCAAG ACCTGCTGCAGGTGCTGTGCCTGCGCTCCTATGTGCCACACCAACCGGATGAGCTGAACCTGGAGAAAGCTGACGTGATTGTGGTGCACCAGCAAACCAGTGACG GCTGGGTTGAAGGCACCAGGCTGGCTGACAGCGAGCGAGGCTGGTTCCCCCGTTCTCACGTGGAGCTTATATCCAGCCAGCGCGCTCGACTGTGTCTCCTTTGTCCCGCCCGACTCGAGGGGCGGGCCCTGCCCTGGCTTTCATCTTTTCCCTCCCGCCGCCCGCCCGCCTCTCCCCCCGCGGTCCGAGCCCCCTCGCCTTCTCGATCCCCCCTGGTCCTTGCCGTGTTTTTCCCCCCCCAACCGTCATGCCTCCCGCCTCCGGTTTCCTTTTCGCCCCGCCCCCCTCTTCTGCCCGTCTGCCCCCGCGCTCCCCGCGTGCTTGGCGTCCCCTTCGCGCCCTCCTCCACCGCAACCCGGCTGGCTGTTCTTCCCCAAAATCAG GCCAGGGGCGGAGGTGCGAATGAGAGGGGACTTACGGCATCCCGAAGGGCCGTTACGACGGGACCGAAAACCCGCGCCAAGCCCGGACGATCGTGGGACAGGGGCAGTGACATACTAATCGCAGCGTGGAGAGGCTACCCGCAGACCCGGGGGGGTCACCGCAAGGGGGGGCCCGAGGCAGAAGCCAGGAGacgagaggaggagagggaaggaCGAAAGCAAAGCCCAGAGCAGCGCGGGGGAAAAACCGGGAAGCGGCGAGCGGGGTTTTTAGCCGCCGGGAGAGGCACCGTGGGAGCAATCGGCGTGTCCAGGGAAGAGTTGGACTAA